In the Fimbriiglobus ruber genome, CACGCCGAAGGCGACGCCTACGCCCACGCGAAGTACGCCCGCGACGCGGTCGTGCCGAAGATGGTCGACCTCCGCACGCTCGGCGACAAGCTCGAAACGATCGTCTCCGACGAACTCTGGCCGCTGCCGACCTACCGCGAAATGCTGTTCATCAAGTAACAGCGATCGTATCCGGTGCGGGAGGCTCTTCCCGCCCGCTATCTACTCATGCCCGCGCACCCGACCAAGGTGCGCGGGCTTTTTTGCTTTCATAGACATGCTGCTGGCCGCGTGAACGACTCGACCCGCTAACTACAGACTAACCCAGGTGCGAATCGGAACCCGACTGCGGCGGTCGCATGGCAGGGAGGGTTTTTGCGCTTTTTGCGCCTTACAGCGTGTTTTCTGACGGAGCATCGACAACAACACGCGTGCATGGGGAGTCTGTGGTGACGGTCGGGACCACCGGGCGATCCGGGAACGAGCCGGCTCACCGTCCTTTTCCATTCATGGGGTGCCCCGTTAGTCCACCGCCGAGATTCCGTTCGCCGTCAAATCGACCACCGTCCCGCGGTTCTGGCCTGGTCGTATCGCGGCGTTGACGAAGAGCGTTTCCTGGGTGTGGTAGACGCCCGCTGCTTCGTGGATGTGCCCGAAGACGTGGAGTTTCGGCCGGACGACTTGAACTCGCGCGAGCAGGTCGGCGCACCCGGCGAGGTCGCCGCGTTTTGTGAGATCACCGATTCCCAAGGGCGGGCCGTGCGTCACGAGGACCGTGGTGTCGGCCGGGATGAGAGCCCATTTCGCGGCGATGTCCGCGCCCCGAGGCAGGTTGAACGCCCAGTCGAAAAACCACGGTTGCCACGGGCTTCCGTAGAACTTGACGCCGTCAATCACCACGGCTTCGTCCTGCAGATACGTCGCGTGACTGAGCCGCTGTCTTGCCCGATCGGGTTGCTGTTGAAAGCAAAAATCGTGGTTCCCGGCGATCACGATCTTGTGCCGGTGCGGCAGCGTCCCCAGCCAACGATCAAAATCCTCGACGTCGGCCAAATCCCCGTCGTCCGTGAGGTCGCCGGCGTGAACGAGGATATCCCCGTCCGGAACTTCCCACTTCGCATGGTGGCCGTGGGTGTCACTGATGCAGACGATTCGCATGACGAGGCCGTTGGGCGATCGTTAATCCCGGTTCTGGTGCCCGATGAACGGCGCGGGCGACGGTTCGACGAGCGGGCCGTACATCTCGGGGCGGCGCCAGTTCACGCGGTCGATTTCGTACTCGCCGGCACAATAGACGGCCCGCTTCTGTCGTGCCTTGTCCGGGTCGATGTCTGCCAGGACGATGGCTTCCTCGTCGTGGTCGGCGAGGGTCAGGAAATCGCCGACGCAATTCACGATCGAGCTGTGCCCGACGAAGTGGTACCCGCCCTCGACGCCGACGCGGTTGACAGCCATGTGGTAGACGTGATTCTCGAAGGCCCGCACCCGCGCCACCAGGGTCGCGTTCTTGATCGCTTGATCCGCCCAGTTGGTCGGTTGTACGATCAGGTCCGCGCCGAGGAGCGAAAGTACCCGCGCGGACTCGGGGTAACTCCCGTCGAAGCAGATGTGAACGCCGACCCGTAGCCCGCCAAGGTCATGCACCGCGAACGGGCGGTCACCCGGGTCGGTAAACCGGTCGGCTCCCAGGCACGGCAGGTGGAGTTTGCGGTAAACGGCGAGTTGCCCGGTCGGGCCGACGATCGCGCACGCGTTGAACAGCTTCGACCCGGCCGCCTCTAATAACCCGAAAATCGCCCAGACGCCGTGCCGCGCGCATTCGCCGGCAATAGCGTCCGTACTCGGACCCGGAATCGTTTCGGCGACGCTGGCGGCTTCGGCCCGGGTCGTGAAGGCGTACCCGGTGACCGCACATTCCGGGAAAACGACCAGCCGCGCCCCCGCCCGGGCTGCCTCGGCCAGCTTGGCGCGGATCGCGCCGAGGTTCTCCACCGGCCGCGCGAGCCGGCAGTCCATCTGCACCCCGGCGACCGTCCAGACCGGCATGAATAGACACTCCGTGGGCGAGATCAGACGAACGGTGCGAGCCGATTACCGACCGGCGGCTTGGGCTTCCGACCTTTGAATGAGTTCCAGGTACTTTTTCACCCGGACCGCCTTATTGGGGTCGAGGCGGGCGAGGTCAACGCCGAGTGGGGCGGCGGCTTGTGTGAGCTGTAGCTTCGCCTCGGCGATGCTGCCCGAAACGATCGCGAGCAGGCCGCGGTCGTACCGGTAAAGCGTCTCGATCTCGATAGCCCCCCGGGTATTTTCCCATTCGCCGATCGCTTTGATGAGCGGTATCTTCGCGTCCGGATACCGGATAACCGCGGGCGCGCCAGTCAGGGCCATCAGCCCTTGCGTTACAGCTGGGAAGTCGAGGGCGACGGCAGCTCTCGCCTTCTCTTTCGGGA is a window encoding:
- a CDS encoding metallophosphatase domain-containing protein encodes the protein MRIVCISDTHGHHAKWEVPDGDILVHAGDLTDDGDLADVEDFDRWLGTLPHRHKIVIAGNHDFCFQQQPDRARQRLSHATYLQDEAVVIDGVKFYGSPWQPWFFDWAFNLPRGADIAAKWALIPADTTVLVTHGPPLGIGDLTKRGDLAGCADLLARVQVVRPKLHVFGHIHEAAGVYHTQETLFVNAAIRPGQNRGTVVDLTANGISAVD
- a CDS encoding carbon-nitrogen hydrolase family protein; amino-acid sequence: MPVWTVAGVQMDCRLARPVENLGAIRAKLAEAARAGARLVVFPECAVTGYAFTTRAEAASVAETIPGPSTDAIAGECARHGVWAIFGLLEAAGSKLFNACAIVGPTGQLAVYRKLHLPCLGADRFTDPGDRPFAVHDLGGLRVGVHICFDGSYPESARVLSLLGADLIVQPTNWADQAIKNATLVARVRAFENHVYHMAVNRVGVEGGYHFVGHSSIVNCVGDFLTLADHDEEAIVLADIDPDKARQKRAVYCAGEYEIDRVNWRRPEMYGPLVEPSPAPFIGHQNRD